The following nucleotide sequence is from Oceanimonas doudoroffii.
CAACATCCCCCAGGCCCCGGTAACTGTTCAGCACCAGTGCCGGCATCAGCTGAAATGGCTGGGTCGCCAGGTTGGGCTCCAGGACCTGATAGTCCCGTACTTCCGTAGTGAGCTGCCAGTGCCGGTCGTAGTAGCCGCCTCGAAATGACTGCAGCAGCTGATCGTCTACCTCGGTGCCCACCGGAGGGTTAAAGTCGTCCAGGTAGGCATAGTCCCAGCTGGCCACCTGGGTGTAGTCGACATTGCCACGCCAGTGGCCTTCTTCGTCAAAGCGGGCGTTGTGGCGCCAGTGGAACAGCCAGCGGGCATCATCCCGCCACTCCTCGTCGGCCAGCTCGGGATCGTCACTCAGGCTGTCGTCGCTGGACAGGTATTCGCCGTAGAGTATTCCGTTCTGGCCTTCCACCGGCAGGTAGCGAAACTCCAGCTGGGCCATGGTGCCGCGTTTTTCCATGTAGCGGGGCGTGATGGTGGCATCGTAGTTGGGTGCAATGTTCCAGTAATAGGGCAGACGAAAGTCGGTACCGTTATCGCCGCTAATTTCCAGGGTCGGATAGAGCAGGCCGCTCTGGCGTTCATTCTTGACCGGAAACTTGAGGTAGGGGAAGTAAAATACCGGCACGTCGCCCAGCCACAACACCGCATTCCAGGCCTCGCCAAAGATCTCGTCCTGCTCCACGGTTACCGTGCTGGCTTTTAACTGCCATACCTCTTCGCCCGGCGGGCAGGTGGTGTAACTGGCGCTGCTCAGGTCTACCTGACCGCTTGCTCCGGTCAGCTGTGCCAATTGTGCTTCACCCCGGCCCGGGTCTCCGTGCAGCTGGTAGCGGGCCTGATCCAGTTCCGTGTCCTTGGTGGTCAGGTTGCCGGTGAGGCGAGTGTCGCTTTCCACGGTAATGGTACCGTCGGTGAGGCGAATATTGCCTTCCGCCAGCACATCCCGGCTTTGCTGCTCCAGCTCCATATAATCGGTGTTGAGGCGGCGTTCGCCCTGAATGACCTCCACGTCTCCCCGGTAGAGAATTTTGCCGTCCCGCGTGGCGTTGAGCACCTCGGCGGTCACCGAAATGGGGGCATTGGTATCGGTCTGGCCGGTTTCGGCGAGCAGCGGTACATGGCTGAAACAGCGACTGAAGGGCAGCAGCCGTGCGTCGGCATCGGTGTCGTCGTGCTGTTCCAGGGGGGTAACTTGTGCCTGACTCAGGCCGGAAACAAACAGCAGGGGAAGGCCAATAATCCGTATTCTCATGGGGTGATGCTCTCGTTCCTGGTGTTGGCGACACCGCCCGGGTTCCTGCGGGCTGGTTGAGCTTTTGGTGTCATTCTTTTATGGTAGCTGGCTATGATAAAGCATTCTCGCTGCCAGCTCTACGCCGGGGCTCGGCCCGGCCGAATCCAACCGTAGAAACCTTTCCATGACCTCATACCGTGACTTCAGGCGTTATTTCGCACTTCCTCCCGTCGGCTTCTTCGTGCGGGGAGGGCGGTAAATGCTGGCACACATCAAGGGCAAGATCATCGGCTGTCTGCTTGGCTTTCTTATCGGTAATATTCCCGGCGCCTTGCTGGGGCTCTGGCTGGGGCACAAGGTCGATCAAAAGCTGGCCGGCGCCTGGGGCATGGTCAAGGACACCCAACAGCAGTTTCTCTATGCCACCTTTGCCACCATGGGGCACCTGGCCAAGTCCAGCGGCCGGGTTACCAGTGAGGAAATTCGGCTGGCCGAGCAGCTGATGGCACAGATGCGTCTGGGGGCGGCACAACAGGCCGAGGCACGCCAGGCATTTCGCGATGGCAAGGAAAGCGATTTTCCGTTGCAACAGACCCTGCGTCGATTTCGGGCTCAGGTGCGCAACAGCCATAACCTGTTGCGCTTCTTTATGGAAGTGCAGCTGCAGCTGGTATTTGCCGACGGTGAATTGCATCCGGCCGAGCGCCGCCTGCTGCATACCATTGCCGCCGAGCTCGGTTTTTCCGAGCAGGAGCTGGAGCAGTTGCTGGCCTTTGCCGAGGCGCAGTTACATATGTACCGCCAGGGGCGGGCCGGAGGCCAGGGGGGCTTTACCACACCGCCCCAGGATCGGCTGCGCGATGCCTATCGTATTCTGGAGGTGGAATCAGGGGCCGACGACGCCACCGTGAAGCGGGCCTATCGCCGGCAGATGTCAAAGCATCACCCTGACAAGCTGGTGGCGCAAGGGTTGCCCAAGGAAATGATGGAAATGGCCAAGGAAAAGGCCCAGGACATTCAGCAGGCCTGGGAAACCATCAAGGCCGCGCGCAATCTGCGTTGACGTGGGTAAGGCGTAAACGTGGAACGTGAGAGGTGAGACGAAATGTCAGTTCACAGGCGTCTCACCTTTACGTCTCACTCTTTTTTCGGGTTTCACACCAGCCGGTTTTGTTCCCGTCCTGCTGCAAAGGCTTCAATATTATCCACCAACTGATCCGCTAATCGCTGCATGGCGGCCTGGCTGGCCCAGGCGATGTGCGGGGTAAGAATAAAGTTGGGGCAGTCCAGCGCCTGCATCAGCGGATTATTTGAGGCTGGCGGCTCGGCGCTGACCACATCAAAGCCGGCACCACCAATGCGCTGTTCCTTGAGTGCACAGAGCAGTGCCTCCTCGTCCACCAGTCCGCCCCGGCCCACGTTGATCAGCAGGGCATCCGGTTTCATCATGGCCAGCTCCTGCTCGCCGATAAGGTGGTGAGTATCGGCGGTGAGCGGGCAGTGCAGGCTGATCACGTCGGCTTCGGCCAGCACGTGCTCAAAGGACTGACGGCCCGGCTCTGCCGGCTGGCCCTTGCGAGCGGCGACGATCACGTCCATGCCCAGTGCCCGGACCAGTCGTTCCAGATCCCTTGCAATGGTGCCGTAGCCAATCAACCCCAGGGTCATGTCCTTCAGATCCCGCACCGGGTAGTCAAAATAGCAGAACTGGCCCGCTTGCTGCCAGCGGCCGTCGGCCACCGATGACCGGTAGGCGTGCAGGTTGCGGCTCAGTGCCATCATCAGCGACAGGGCATGTTCGGGTACCGCACTTTTCGAGTAATTGCGAATATTGCACACCGCCACGCCGGCAGCCCGGCAGGCGGCCAAATCCACGTTGTCGCTGCCGGTAGCGGCCAGGGCTATGAGCTTGAGGGCGGGCAGCTTTGCCAGCTCGGCGGCACCGATTTTCACCTTGTTGACGATGGC
It contains:
- the lptD gene encoding LPS assembly protein LptD produces the protein MRIRIIGLPLLFVSGLSQAQVTPLEQHDDTDADARLLPFSRCFSHVPLLAETGQTDTNAPISVTAEVLNATRDGKILYRGDVEVIQGERRLNTDYMELEQQSRDVLAEGNIRLTDGTITVESDTRLTGNLTTKDTELDQARYQLHGDPGRGEAQLAQLTGASGQVDLSSASYTTCPPGEEVWQLKASTVTVEQDEIFGEAWNAVLWLGDVPVFYFPYLKFPVKNERQSGLLYPTLEISGDNGTDFRLPYYWNIAPNYDATITPRYMEKRGTMAQLEFRYLPVEGQNGILYGEYLSSDDSLSDDPELADEEWRDDARWLFHWRHNARFDEEGHWRGNVDYTQVASWDYAYLDDFNPPVGTEVDDQLLQSFRGGYYDRHWQLTTEVRDYQVLEPNLATQPFQLMPALVLNSYRGLGDVDLALDSELTRFGNDNDTTYEATRFHAEPRLVYSVVDQAGVQVKADIGAYYTHYEQDIPSTLAPFYREQWGFDTDTLDSSVDRLLPRLRLNAGLVFDREARWFEQDFTQTLEPQLQYLYVPYEDQDNIGLYDTTNMRQDYYSLFSDRRFAGLDRISDANQLTAGFTSRIYDDSGTERLRLALAQSFNFTPPRVRLYPGEELDDTKRSFLTFEGDLNLDNNWFIHGEAQQDTRNQRLAAGNLTLEYNEQGKLAQFGFRHLNQAYFSESLSDDLNQIGGTVFWPVAPQWSVVGGHYRDIELQRNIDTLIGLRYDSCCWAVSLVWEQWQKEDKLFNPTSTTQETSIGLRFEMKGFSSLGTGSEFKPGTRLLPYYRPFNLNN
- the djlA gene encoding co-chaperone DjlA; this translates as MLAHIKGKIIGCLLGFLIGNIPGALLGLWLGHKVDQKLAGAWGMVKDTQQQFLYATFATMGHLAKSSGRVTSEEIRLAEQLMAQMRLGAAQQAEARQAFRDGKESDFPLQQTLRRFRAQVRNSHNLLRFFMEVQLQLVFADGELHPAERRLLHTIAAELGFSEQELEQLLAFAEAQLHMYRQGRAGGQGGFTTPPQDRLRDAYRILEVESGADDATVKRAYRRQMSKHHPDKLVAQGLPKEMMEMAKEKAQDIQQAWETIKAARNLR
- a CDS encoding D-2-hydroxyacid dehydrogenase, with the protein product MNLVFLDRQTLAPSVNLRRPAFDHHWQEYAETAPEQVVQRLLHAEVAIVNKVKIGAAELAKLPALKLIALAATGSDNVDLAACRAAGVAVCNIRNYSKSAVPEHALSLMMALSRNLHAYRSSVADGRWQQAGQFCYFDYPVRDLKDMTLGLIGYGTIARDLERLVRALGMDVIVAARKGQPAEPGRQSFEHVLAEADVISLHCPLTADTHHLIGEQELAMMKPDALLINVGRGGLVDEEALLCALKEQRIGGAGFDVVSAEPPASNNPLMQALDCPNFILTPHIAWASQAAMQRLADQLVDNIEAFAAGREQNRLV